The region GACGGCAGCATTGACCTCGCCGCCGCTGTTGAAAACGACGTAGTTGAACTGGACGCCGGCTGACTTCTCAATCAGGTAGGAGCAGATCGAGTCGGAGGACCCAAGCTGGGTGCCGCCTATGGTGATCTTCTTCGGATTGGCTTTCGCGTCCGCGATGACGTCCTTCATCGATTTGTACTTGGAATCGGCTTTCACCATCAGCATGTATTCATCGAAGGCGAAATTGGCGAGCGGCGTGAAATCCTTCAACCCGACGGGGGCTTTCCCCATCAGCGGCGTAGTCATGAAGCTCGTGACTGCGGTCACCATGTAGTACGGATCTTTCTTCTTGTTGGCCACATAGGCAAAGGCGATGCCGCCGCTTCCGCCCGGCTTGTTCTCGACGACCAGCGGTTTGGGGAGGAGCTGATTCTTTTCCACGGCCGCAGCCAGGGTGCGGGCAAAGATGTCGCTTCCGCCTCCGGCGCCGGCATGGACAATCAGGGTAACGGGTTTTTCCGGATATCCGGCGCCCAGCGCACTTCCCGCTCCAACGGCAATAAACAGCGCCACCAAAAACAATACTGACAGTCTATACAGGGTTTTCATTCTCCACCTCCATAATGGTTCCGGAACACCAGCAGTCTCCCAAAAACCGTAGCGGCCGGACTTAGAAATTAATGACATCCTAACCCTACACCAGCTTCGTTCAGCGAATATTGCCGCGATCACCCCCTTTGTTTTCTTCAAGCAGCACCGGTTTTACGGTCTGTTCGTGACTGCTCTCGTCGTTTTGATTATAGATCTGCTCAATCTGAATGTCGTAATGGATTTCCAGTTCCCGGGCCGCCCCCTCCGCATCCCGCGCGACGATCGCCTTCAGTATCCGGTCATGGATGTCGAGCATCAACTCGATTCGAGAGGGGTCCTTGAGGAAGTAATCCCGCCGCAT is a window of Syntrophobacterales bacterium DNA encoding:
- a CDS encoding FCD domain-containing protein, whose protein sequence is ALEIGAVQLTIKVATDADLLAIQKAWEEKCERGRRGDLEEYLRYGKEYHLAIARATKNRLIETITEKLLDMTIQPLWIKMRRDYFLKDPSRIELMLDIHDRILKAIVARDAEGAARELEIHYDIQIEQIYNQNDESSHEQTVKPVLLEENKGGDRGNIR
- a CDS encoding tripartite tricarboxylate transporter substrate binding protein gives rise to the protein MKTLYRLSVLFLVALFIAVGAGSALGAGYPEKPVTLIVHAGAGGGSDIFARTLAAAVEKNQLLPKPLVVENKPGGSGGIAFAYVANKKKDPYYMVTAVTSFMTTPLMGKAPVGLKDFTPLANFAFDEYMLMVKADSKYKSMKDVIADAKANPKKITIGGTQLGSSDSICSYLIEKSAGVQFNYVVFNSGGEVNAAVLGGHVDMMVANPGEALELYKAGKVRILGVYAEKRLAGAPDVPTMKEQGIDAIYVQNRGLVAPADIPADARKVLEDALHKYTQTDIFKKYCKDNMLSEAWMDGATFGKWLQKEVDRYTVVLTDMGMIKKKK